In one window of Oscillospiraceae bacterium DNA:
- a CDS encoding ABC transporter substrate-binding protein: MKNHIKLLISLFTCCLMLLSGCGTASTSLPGILNPKTGQVSTINILALDFFTADSEKAEQYKEDWLEDISLRYGVKLKVTSCFYKDGVYDNSVIPQIQDVLNGKTAFAGLMELRSSQISSYTMNQLLPLDDYLADNPVWQSLPDELKDAFKIDGHIYAIPANVFRAQNARMIKDEALKEAGIAVADLESFSDFAKAYTQSTGKTALISYYLTGLTDLLNAFGLYNMNETPFSYDPAENCCVDFLTKGAAVDMLEYLRALYQAGALSVSFGDFSVNVYQDFNDGTTCTFYVQYFDYENCAELFTLNPEYPQIALTSVDGFAMTKDTPQPKETINQFLNMLFGSKENYLECWLGASDNYVLNSDGTVTVKMPQNADGSFSYPPMPNLTGGMSDIFPYSDANVFFSQNGVIGKGSETEAGIQNDRFTILYDSFKKGSIVEVPAFYQTTIFNSINTAVKNDNYIMTLYRDCIKDAMTSSEYTVQQVVDNYRKEMFNNGGNALLDQINAAIGKKTAYYYD, from the coding sequence ATGAAAAACCATATAAAACTCCTTATTTCACTTTTCACCTGTTGTCTGATGCTGCTGTCCGGCTGCGGAACCGCCTCAACATCGCTGCCGGGCATTTTGAATCCAAAAACCGGTCAGGTATCAACCATAAATATCCTCGCTCTTGATTTTTTTACAGCCGATTCGGAAAAAGCCGAACAATATAAAGAGGACTGGTTGGAGGACATATCTCTTCGATACGGTGTTAAATTAAAGGTAACCTCATGTTTTTACAAAGATGGAGTATATGATAATTCCGTTATACCCCAAATACAAGATGTGTTAAACGGAAAAACCGCATTTGCGGGTTTAATGGAACTCCGTTCTTCGCAAATATCGAGTTATACGATGAATCAACTCCTGCCGTTAGACGATTATCTTGCCGATAATCCGGTTTGGCAATCCCTGCCCGATGAGTTAAAAGACGCTTTTAAAATTGACGGACATATTTATGCGATACCTGCCAATGTATTTCGGGCGCAAAACGCCCGCATGATCAAAGATGAGGCATTAAAAGAGGCCGGAATTGCCGTTGCCGATCTCGAATCATTCAGTGATTTTGCGAAAGCATATACACAATCAACCGGTAAAACCGCTCTCATTTCTTATTATCTGACGGGTTTAACCGACCTTTTAAACGCGTTCGGGCTTTATAATATGAATGAAACCCCGTTTAGTTATGATCCCGCCGAAAATTGCTGTGTGGATTTTTTAACAAAAGGCGCCGCCGTTGACATGCTTGAATATCTTCGGGCGCTTTATCAAGCGGGCGCATTGTCTGTCAGCTTCGGTGATTTTTCTGTGAATGTATATCAGGATTTTAATGATGGCACAACCTGCACATTTTATGTTCAGTACTTCGATTATGAAAACTGCGCCGAACTGTTTACTTTAAATCCCGAATACCCGCAGATCGCCCTTACCTCCGTGGATGGTTTTGCAATGACCAAAGACACTCCGCAGCCCAAAGAAACCATCAATCAGTTTCTGAATATGCTGTTCGGCAGCAAAGAAAATTACCTCGAATGCTGGCTGGGTGCTTCCGACAACTATGTCCTGAACAGCGACGGAACCGTCACAGTCAAAATGCCGCAAAACGCCGACGGAAGTTTTTCATACCCTCCCATGCCGAATTTAACCGGCGGCATGTCAGATATTTTCCCCTATTCGGATGCGAATGTCTTTTTCAGCCAAAACGGCGTTATCGGTAAAGGATCGGAAACCGAAGCGGGTATACAAAATGACCGATTCACAATTCTGTATGATTCATTTAAAAAGGGATCGATCGTCGAAGTTCCGGCGTTTTACCAAACAACTATTTTTAATAGCATTAACACAGCCGTGAAAAACGATAATTACATCATGACGCTGTATAGGGACTGCATCAAAGATGCGATGACGAGCTCCGAATATACGGTCCAGCAAGTCGTAGATAATTACCGGAAAGAGATGTTCAACAACGGCGGCAATGCCTTGCTCGACCAAATAAACGCCGCCATCGGCAAAAAAACCGCCTATTATTACGATTAA